One Chionomys nivalis chromosome 4, mChiNiv1.1, whole genome shotgun sequence genomic region harbors:
- the Trappc4 gene encoding trafficking protein particle complex subunit 4 isoform X1, which translates to MAIFSVYVVNKAGGLIYQWDSYSPRAEAEKTFSYPLDLLLKLHDERVLVAFGQRDGIRVGHAVLAINGMDVNGKYTADGKEVLEYLGNSANYPVSIRFGRPRLTSNEKLMLASMFHSLFAIGSQLSPEQGSSGIEMLETDTFKLHCFQTLTGIKFVVLADPRQAGIDSLLRKIYEIYSDFALKNPFYSLEMPIRCELFDQNLKLALEVAEKAGTFGPGS; encoded by the exons ATGGCGATTTTCAGTGTGTACGTGGTTAACAAAGCCGGCGGCCTGATTTACCAGTGGGACAGCTACTCGCCACGGGCTGAAGCCGAGAAAACTTTCAGTTACCCGTTGGACCTGCTCCTGAAACTGCACGACGAGCGAGTGCTGGTCGCCTTCGGCCAGCGAGACGGCATCCGGG TGGGCCATGCTGTGCTGGCCATCAATGGCATGGACGTGAATGGCAAGTACACGGCCGACGGGAAAGAAGTGCTGGAGTATCTGGGTAACTCTGCGAACTACCCGGTGTCCATTCGATTCGGTCGGCCCCGCCTTACCTCTAACGAAAAGCTCATGCTGGCTTCCATGTTCCACTC GCTCTTTGCCATTGGCTCCCAGCTGTCTCCGGAACAGGGAAGTTCAGGCATCgagatgctggagacagacacattcAAACTGCACTGCTTCCAAACACTGACAG GGATCAAGTTTGTGGTCCTGGCAGATCCTAGGCAAGCTGGAATAGATTCTCTTCTCCGAAAAATTTATGAGATTTACTCAGACTTTGCCCTCAAGAATCCATTCTACTCCTTGGAAATGCCTATCAG ATGTGAGCTGTTTGATCAAAACCTGAAGCTAGCTCTAGAGGTGGCAGAGAAGGCTGGCACTTTTGGACCTGGGTCATAG
- the Trappc4 gene encoding trafficking protein particle complex subunit 4 isoform X2 → MASTRPTGKKCWSIWVTLRTTRCPFDSVGPALPLTKSSCWLPCSTRIKFVVLADPRQAGIDSLLRKIYEIYSDFALKNPFYSLEMPIRCELFDQNLKLALEVAEKAGTFGPGS, encoded by the exons ATGGCAAGTACACGGCCGACGGGAAAGAAGTGCTGGAGTATCTGGGTAACTCTGCGAACTACCCGGTGTCCATTCGATTCGGTCGGCCCCGCCTTACCTCTAACGAAAAGCTCATGCTGGCTTCCATGTTCCACTC GGATCAAGTTTGTGGTCCTGGCAGATCCTAGGCAAGCTGGAATAGATTCTCTTCTCCGAAAAATTTATGAGATTTACTCAGACTTTGCCCTCAAGAATCCATTCTACTCCTTGGAAATGCCTATCAG ATGTGAGCTGTTTGATCAAAACCTGAAGCTAGCTCTAGAGGTGGCAGAGAAGGCTGGCACTTTTGGACCTGGGTCATAG
- the Rps25 gene encoding 40S ribosomal protein S25, with protein sequence MPPKDDKKKKDAGKSAKKDKDPVNKSGGKAKKKKWSKGKVRDKLNNLVLFDKATYDKLCKEVPNYKLITPAVVSERLKIRGSLARAALQELLSKGLIKLVSKHRAQVIYTRNTKGGDAPAAGEDA encoded by the exons ATG CCGCCCAAGgatgacaagaagaagaaagatgccggAAAGTCGgccaaaaaagacaaagacccagtaAATAAGTCCGGTGGCAAGGCCAAAAAGAAG AAGTGGTCCAAAGGCAAAGTTCGGGACAAGCTCAACAATCTAGTCCTGTTTGACAAGGCTACATACGACAAACTCTGTAAGGAAGTTCCCAACTATAAACTTATTACTCCAGCCGTGGTCTCTGAGAGACTGAAGATTCGTGGTTCCTTGGCCAGGGCAGCTCTTCAGGAGCTCCTTAGTAAAG GGCTTATCAAGCTGGTTTCAAAGCACAGAGCCCAAGTAATTTACACCAGAAACACAAAGGGTGGAGATGCCCCAGCTGCTGGTGAAGATGCATGA
- the Slc37a4 gene encoding glucose-6-phosphate exchanger SLC37A4 isoform X2, translated as MAARGYGYYRAVIFAAMFGGYSLYYFNRKTFSFVMPSLVEEIALDKDDLGLITSSQSAAYAISKFVSGVLSDQMSARWLFSSGLLLVGLVNVVFSWSSTVPVFAALWFLNGLAQGLGWPPCGKILRKWFEPSQFGTWWAVLSTSMNLAGGLGPILATLLAQSYSWRSTLALSGALCVAVSFLCLLLIHNEPADVGLRNLDPTPSKGKKASSKEESTLQDLLLSPYLWVLSTGYLVVFGVKTCCTDWGQFFLIQERGQSALVGSSYMSALEVGGLVGSIAAGYLSDRAMAKAGLSVYGNPRHGLLLFMMAGMAASMFLFRVTVTSDSPKIWILVLGAVFGFSSYGPIALFGVIANESAPPNLCGTSHAIVGLMANVGGFLAGLPFSTIAKHYSWSTAFWVAEVICIASTVVFFLLRNIRTKMGRVPKKAE; from the exons ATGGCAGCCCGAGGCTACGGCTATTACCGCGCTGTCATCTTCGCAGCCATGTTCGGGGGCTACAGCCTGTATTACTTCAACCGCAAAACCTTCTCCTTCGTTATGCCATCTTTGGTGGAAGAGATTGCTCTGGACAAGGATGATTTGG GGCTCATCACCAGCAGCCAGTCGGCAGCCTATGCCATCAGCAAGTTTGTGAGTGGGGTGCTGTCTGATCAGATGAGTGCTCGCTGGCTCTTCTCCTCTGGGCTGCTCCTGGTTGGTCTGGTCAATGTCGTCTTCTCTTGGAGCTCCACAGTACCAGTCTTTGCTGCTCTCTGGTTTCTTAATGGCCTGGCACAGGGGCTGGGCTGGCCCCCTTGTGGGAAGATCCTGAGGAAG TGGTTTGAGCCATCCCAGTTTGGCACTTGGTGGGCCGTGTTGTCAACCAGCATGAACCTGGCCGGAGGTTTGGGACCTATCTTGGCAACGCTCCTTGCCCAGAGCTACAGCTGGCGCAGCACACTGGCTCTGTCTGGGGCACTGTGTGTGGctgtctccttcctctgcctgctgCTCATCCACAATGAACCGGCTGATGTTGGACTCCGAAATCTGGACCCTACTCCCTCCAAGGGCAAAAAGG CTTCATCAAAGGAGGAGAGTACCCTACAGGATCTGCTGCTGTCCCCCTATCTGTGGGTACTGTCCACTGGCTACCTTGTAGTTTTTGGAGTAAAGACATGCTGTACAGACTGGGGCCAATTCTTCCTTATCCAGGAGAGAGGGCAGTCCGCCCTAGTGG GCAGTTCCTACATGAGCGCCCTGGAGGTTGGAGGCCTTGTGGGCAGCATCGCAGCGGGGTATCTGTCAGACCGGGCCATGGCCAAG GCAGGGCTATCTGTATATGGGAACCCTCGTCATGGCCTGTTGCTGTTCATGATGGCTGGCATGGCAGCATCCATGTTCCTCTTCCGGGTAACGGTGACCAGTGACTCACCCAAG ATCTGGATCCTGGTGTTGGGAGCTGTGTTTGGTTTCTCTTCTTATGGTCCCATTGCCTTGTTTGGAGTCATAGCCAATGAGAGTGCACCTCCCAACCTGTGTGGCACCTCTCATGCTATTGTGGGCCTCATGGCGAATG TGGGCGGATTTCTGGCTGGGTTGCCCTTCAGTACCATTGCCAAGCACTATAGCTGGAGCACCGCCTTCTGGGTGGCAGAAGTGATTTGTATAGCCAGCACAGTTGTCTTCTTCTTGCTTCGAAATATCCGCACCAAGATGGGCCGCGTACCCaagaaggcagagtga
- the Slc37a4 gene encoding glucose-6-phosphate exchanger SLC37A4 isoform X1 — translation MAARGYGYYRAVIFAAMFGGYSLYYFNRKTFSFVMPSLVEEIALDKDDLGLITSSQSAAYAISKFVSGVLSDQMSARWLFSSGLLLVGLVNVVFSWSSTVPVFAALWFLNGLAQGLGWPPCGKILRKWFEPSQFGTWWAVLSTSMNLAGGLGPILATLLAQSYSWRSTLALSGALCVAVSFLCLLLIHNEPADVGLRNLDPTPSKGKKASSKEESTLQDLLLSPYLWVLSTGYLVVFGVKTCCTDWGQFFLIQERGQSALVGSSYMSALEVGGLVGSIAAGYLSDRAMAKAGLSVYGNPRHGLLLFMMAGMAASMFLFRVTVTSDSPKDAAFWTPALHPLAELTGFTEHEIWILVLGAVFGFSSYGPIALFGVIANESAPPNLCGTSHAIVGLMANVGGFLAGLPFSTIAKHYSWSTAFWVAEVICIASTVVFFLLRNIRTKMGRVPKKAE, via the exons ATGGCAGCCCGAGGCTACGGCTATTACCGCGCTGTCATCTTCGCAGCCATGTTCGGGGGCTACAGCCTGTATTACTTCAACCGCAAAACCTTCTCCTTCGTTATGCCATCTTTGGTGGAAGAGATTGCTCTGGACAAGGATGATTTGG GGCTCATCACCAGCAGCCAGTCGGCAGCCTATGCCATCAGCAAGTTTGTGAGTGGGGTGCTGTCTGATCAGATGAGTGCTCGCTGGCTCTTCTCCTCTGGGCTGCTCCTGGTTGGTCTGGTCAATGTCGTCTTCTCTTGGAGCTCCACAGTACCAGTCTTTGCTGCTCTCTGGTTTCTTAATGGCCTGGCACAGGGGCTGGGCTGGCCCCCTTGTGGGAAGATCCTGAGGAAG TGGTTTGAGCCATCCCAGTTTGGCACTTGGTGGGCCGTGTTGTCAACCAGCATGAACCTGGCCGGAGGTTTGGGACCTATCTTGGCAACGCTCCTTGCCCAGAGCTACAGCTGGCGCAGCACACTGGCTCTGTCTGGGGCACTGTGTGTGGctgtctccttcctctgcctgctgCTCATCCACAATGAACCGGCTGATGTTGGACTCCGAAATCTGGACCCTACTCCCTCCAAGGGCAAAAAGG CTTCATCAAAGGAGGAGAGTACCCTACAGGATCTGCTGCTGTCCCCCTATCTGTGGGTACTGTCCACTGGCTACCTTGTAGTTTTTGGAGTAAAGACATGCTGTACAGACTGGGGCCAATTCTTCCTTATCCAGGAGAGAGGGCAGTCCGCCCTAGTGG GCAGTTCCTACATGAGCGCCCTGGAGGTTGGAGGCCTTGTGGGCAGCATCGCAGCGGGGTATCTGTCAGACCGGGCCATGGCCAAG GCAGGGCTATCTGTATATGGGAACCCTCGTCATGGCCTGTTGCTGTTCATGATGGCTGGCATGGCAGCATCCATGTTCCTCTTCCGGGTAACGGTGACCAGTGACTCACCCAAG GATGCTGCTTTCTGGACTCCTGCTCTCCATCCTCTGGCTGAGCTCACAGGCTTTACGGAGCACGAG ATCTGGATCCTGGTGTTGGGAGCTGTGTTTGGTTTCTCTTCTTATGGTCCCATTGCCTTGTTTGGAGTCATAGCCAATGAGAGTGCACCTCCCAACCTGTGTGGCACCTCTCATGCTATTGTGGGCCTCATGGCGAATG TGGGCGGATTTCTGGCTGGGTTGCCCTTCAGTACCATTGCCAAGCACTATAGCTGGAGCACCGCCTTCTGGGTGGCAGAAGTGATTTGTATAGCCAGCACAGTTGTCTTCTTCTTGCTTCGAAATATCCGCACCAAGATGGGCCGCGTACCCaagaaggcagagtga